From Nitratidesulfovibrio vulgaris str. Hildenborough, a single genomic window includes:
- the rpmA gene encoding 50S ribosomal protein L27: MAHKKAGGSSRNGRDSQGQRRGVKRFGGQLVLAGNILIRQLGTKVHPGENVGMGRDYTLFAKVDGTVRYEKFTRKRKVLTRVHIDAV, translated from the coding sequence ATGGCACATAAAAAAGCAGGCGGCAGCTCCCGCAACGGTCGCGACAGTCAGGGGCAGCGCCGTGGCGTGAAGCGCTTTGGCGGTCAGCTGGTTCTCGCTGGCAACATTCTTATCCGTCAGCTCGGCACCAAGGTGCACCCCGGCGAAAACGTCGGCATGGGCCGCGACTACACCCTGTTCGCCAAGGTGGACGGGACGGTGCGTTACGAGAAGTTCACCCGCAAGCGCAAGGTGCTTACCCGGGTGCACATCGACGCCGTGTAG
- the rplU gene encoding 50S ribosomal protein L21 — translation MYAIIETGGKQFRVEEGSKIFVEKLASEAGSEIVIDKVLMLGGGDVKVGAPYVENAKVTAEVVEHGRGEKVVIFKKWRRNDSRKKQGHRQDFTALKIKAITA, via the coding sequence ATGTACGCGATTATCGAAACGGGTGGCAAGCAGTTCCGCGTCGAGGAAGGCAGCAAGATCTTTGTCGAGAAGCTTGCGTCCGAAGCCGGCAGCGAGATCGTCATCGATAAGGTTCTGATGCTCGGCGGCGGCGACGTCAAAGTCGGCGCTCCTTATGTCGAGAATGCTAAGGTCACCGCCGAAGTGGTCGAACACGGCCGCGGCGAGAAGGTCGTCATTTTCAAGAAGTGGCGCCGCAACGACTCCCGCAAGAAGCAGGGGCATCGTCAGGACTTCACTGCCCTGAAGATCAAGGCTATCACGGCCTAG